From Centroberyx gerrardi isolate f3 unplaced genomic scaffold, fCenGer3.hap1.cur.20231027 Scaffold_81, whole genome shotgun sequence, one genomic window encodes:
- the LOC139925056 gene encoding DNA-directed RNA polymerase III subunit RPC6, translated as MAEVKVKKESNLTDAAEIENRIKDLCQQFPHGITDQVIQNDMPHLEPQQRALAINKLLSLGQLDLLRNSSGLLYRMKDAQTASKMKGSDNQEKLVYQIIEDAGNKGIWSRDIRFKSNLPLTEINKILKNLESKKLIKAVKSVAASKKKVYMLYNLQPDRSVTGGAWYSDQDFESEFVEVLNQQCFKFLQSKAEAARDSKQSPMVQRNSSFATSHEVWKYICELGISKVDLSMDDIETILNTLIYDGKVEMTIIAAKEGTVGSVDGQVKLYRGVNAIIQPTGLVKTPCGLCPVFDDCHEGGEISPSNCIYMTEWLDF; from the exons ATGGCAGAGGTGAAGGTGAAAAAGGAGTCTAACCTTACAGACGCTGCGGAGATTGAAAACAG gatcAAGGACCTGTGTCAGCAGTTTCCTCATGGCATCACAGACCAGGTGATCCAGAACGACATGCCGCACCTGGAGCCGCAGCAGCGAGCGCTCGCCATCAACAAGCTGCTGTCGCTG ggtcaGCTGGACCTGCTGAGGAACAGCTCAGGTCTTCTGTACCGGATGAAGGACGCTCAGACCGCCAG taagatgaaaggatcGGACAACCAGGAGAAGCTGGTCTACCAGATCATCGAGGACGCAGGGAACAAAG GAATCTGGAGCAGAGACATCCGCTTCAAGAGCAACCTTCCTCTGACGGAGATCAACAAGATCCTGAAGAACCTGGAGAGCAAGAAGCTGATCAAGGCCGTCAAGTCCGTCGCT GCGTCGAAGAAGAAGGTGTACATGCTGTACAACCTGCAGCCGGACCGCTCGGTGACGGGCGGGGCCTGGTACAGCGACCAGGACTTCGAGTCCGAGTTCGTGGAAGTTCTCAACCAGCAGTGCTTCAAGTTCCTGCAGAGCAAG GCTGAAGCGGCCCGGGACAGTAAGCAGAGCCCCATGGTCCAGAGGAACAGCTCCTTCGCCACGTCGCACGAAGTCTGGAAATACATCTGTGAGCTGGGAATCAGCAAG GTGGATCTCTCCATGGACGACATCGAGACGATCCTGAACACGCTGATCTACGACGGGAAGGTGGAGATGACCATCATCGCCGCCAAGGAAGGCACGGTGGGCAGCGTGGACGGCCAGGTGAAGCTGTACCGCGGCGTGAACGCCATCATCCAGCCCACCGGCCTGGTGAAGACGCCCTGCGGCCTCTGTCCG gTGTTTGATGACTGTCATGAAGGAGGAGAAATCTCTCCATCCAACTGCATCTACATGACAGAGTGGCTGGACTTCTga